Proteins from a genomic interval of Bradyrhizobium sp. CCBAU 53340:
- a CDS encoding DUF2946 family protein has product MKWFRSNIRHGARLAIFAMLVQFALTFGHSHWFAQAAPLAQSQLSDHAKTIAKSIASPDSAAVQKQSPANPDREQPDNDNCAICALVAMAGTVVFATPPLLHLPQAVELLYRTTDAEFIHLESAKHAFQPRAPPAS; this is encoded by the coding sequence ATGAAGTGGTTCCGGTCGAATATCAGGCACGGTGCCCGGCTCGCGATATTTGCGATGCTGGTGCAGTTCGCGCTGACCTTCGGCCACAGCCATTGGTTCGCACAGGCTGCACCGCTTGCTCAGTCCCAGCTGAGCGATCACGCCAAGACCATTGCCAAGAGCATAGCGTCGCCCGATAGCGCGGCGGTCCAGAAGCAGTCGCCGGCAAACCCTGATCGCGAGCAGCCTGATAACGACAATTGCGCGATCTGCGCATTGGTCGCGATGGCTGGCACGGTCGTGTTCGCAACGCCCCCTCTGCTGCATTTGCCGCAGGCGGTCGAGCTGCTCTACCGCACCACCGATGCCGAATTCATCCACCTGGAATCGGCAAAGCACGCGTTCCAGCCGCGCGCCCCTCCCGCCTCCTGA
- a CDS encoding TonB-dependent receptor, whose protein sequence is MSLAALTTFYPAASLMAQTTAPVTTLPTVEVDAPKQTQAPRRPKVRVAADKRRSTSQTRPQTEAPAAVEGQGERLDAARESVLPPGGAATHTLTHQAIEALPQGSNATLDKVLLQFPGVTQDSAASGDLHIRDEHANLQYRINGVMLPDGVGAFGQILDTGIVGSLSLLTGALPAQYGQRTAGVLDIQTKADAFNNSGLVGVYGGSNGTISTNVEYGGTIGQMQYFLSGRFLQNNLGIENPTPSVNAIHDRTNQEKGFLYLSAMIDPTSRLTFMSGASNATFQIPNNPGQAPVNTAFGVSNFDSSRLNEHQNEFNQFNVVSYQTSNGAFDTQTSYFNRTSLLHFYPDPVGDLVFNGVSSDVYRQSVVNGIQQDTAWRIGYAHTLRFGLSLSAERTLVNSGTTVLPLDPSGTGTTDNPFSLFDSNAKTGWLIGTYLQDEWKITNNLTLNAGLRFDQMYQYFDANQLSPRVSLTWKPFDGTIFHAGYARNFTPPSQVIASPVNLALVTPPGAPANTQTPEVGQNSPVLPERSHVFDVGVTQNIHAIPGLEIGADAYYKKARDLLDDGQFGAAYVLSGFNYDRGENVGVELKSTYKNGNFSAYANLAWAKQIATNVISNQYLFGADELAYIDGHYIYTDHAQMVSGSAGASYLWDGTRYSVSMVYGSGLRSGFANTDHLPGYTQVNLGLSHDFTIVAPNKPTTVRFDVVNVFDTIYQIRDGSGIGVFAPQYGPRRGFYFGVSQRF, encoded by the coding sequence TTGAGCCTCGCCGCACTCACGACGTTTTATCCCGCCGCAAGCCTCATGGCGCAGACGACGGCTCCCGTCACGACGCTGCCGACCGTCGAGGTCGATGCGCCCAAGCAGACGCAGGCGCCGCGCCGTCCAAAAGTTCGTGTCGCTGCCGACAAGCGACGTTCAACGTCGCAGACGCGGCCGCAGACCGAGGCGCCTGCCGCCGTCGAAGGCCAGGGCGAACGGCTGGATGCCGCGCGCGAATCCGTGCTGCCGCCCGGCGGCGCCGCCACCCACACGCTCACGCACCAGGCGATCGAGGCACTCCCGCAGGGCTCCAATGCCACGCTCGACAAGGTGCTGCTGCAATTCCCCGGCGTCACCCAGGATTCGGCGGCGAGCGGCGACCTGCATATCCGCGACGAGCACGCCAATCTGCAATATCGCATCAACGGCGTGATGCTCCCTGATGGCGTCGGCGCGTTCGGGCAGATCCTCGACACCGGCATCGTCGGCAGCCTCAGCCTGCTTACCGGCGCGCTGCCGGCGCAGTATGGCCAGCGCACCGCCGGCGTGCTCGACATCCAGACGAAAGCCGATGCCTTCAACAATTCCGGCCTGGTCGGCGTCTATGGCGGCAGCAATGGCACCATCTCGACCAATGTGGAATATGGCGGCACGATCGGGCAGATGCAGTATTTCCTGTCGGGGCGCTTTCTGCAGAACAATCTCGGCATCGAGAATCCGACGCCGTCGGTCAATGCGATCCACGACCGCACCAACCAGGAGAAGGGATTTCTCTATCTGTCGGCGATGATCGATCCAACGAGCCGCCTCACCTTCATGAGCGGCGCGTCAAATGCGACGTTCCAGATCCCGAACAATCCCGGCCAGGCGCCAGTCAACACGGCGTTCGGCGTCTCGAATTTCGACTCGTCCCGTCTCAACGAGCACCAGAACGAGTTCAACCAGTTCAACGTCGTCTCCTACCAGACCTCGAACGGCGCCTTCGACACACAGACCTCGTATTTCAACCGCACCAGCCTGCTGCACTTCTACCCTGATCCGGTCGGCGACCTCGTCTTCAACGGCGTGTCTTCGGACGTCTACCGCCAGAGCGTGGTCAACGGCATCCAGCAGGATACCGCATGGCGCATCGGCTATGCCCACACGCTGCGCTTCGGCCTATCGTTGAGCGCGGAGCGAACGTTGGTCAACAGCGGGACGACGGTGCTGCCGCTCGATCCCAGCGGTACCGGCACGACCGACAATCCGTTCTCGCTGTTCGATTCCAATGCCAAGACCGGTTGGCTGATCGGGACCTATCTTCAGGACGAATGGAAGATCACCAACAATCTGACGCTCAACGCCGGCCTGCGCTTCGACCAGATGTACCAATATTTCGATGCGAACCAGCTTAGCCCGCGCGTCAGCCTGACCTGGAAGCCGTTCGACGGCACCATTTTCCACGCCGGCTATGCGCGCAACTTCACCCCGCCCTCGCAGGTGATCGCTAGCCCTGTCAATCTTGCGCTGGTGACCCCGCCCGGCGCGCCCGCCAACACGCAGACACCGGAGGTCGGGCAGAACAGCCCGGTGCTGCCCGAGCGCTCGCACGTGTTCGACGTCGGTGTGACCCAGAATATCCATGCGATCCCCGGCCTCGAGATCGGCGCTGACGCCTATTACAAGAAGGCGCGCGACCTGCTCGACGACGGCCAGTTCGGCGCCGCCTATGTGCTGAGCGGCTTCAATTACGATCGCGGCGAGAATGTCGGCGTCGAGCTAAAATCGACTTACAAGAACGGCAATTTCAGCGCTTACGCCAACCTCGCCTGGGCCAAACAGATCGCGACCAACGTTATCTCGAACCAGTATCTGTTCGGCGCGGACGAGCTCGCCTATATCGACGGCCATTACATCTACACCGACCACGCGCAGATGGTGTCGGGGTCCGCCGGCGCTTCCTATCTCTGGGACGGCACGCGCTATAGCGTGTCGATGGTCTATGGCAGCGGCTTGCGCTCGGGCTTTGCCAACACCGATCACCTGCCCGGCTATACGCAGGTCAATCTCGGCCTGTCGCACGATTTCACCATCGTCGCACCAAACAAGCCGACGACGGTGCGCTTCGACGTGGTCAATGTGTTCGACACGATCTACCAGATCCGCGACGGCTCCGGCATCGGCGTGTTCGCCCCGCAATACGGACCGCGGCGCGGGTTCTATTTCGGCGTCTCGCAGCGATTTTAG
- a CDS encoding bifunctional diguanylate cyclase/phosphodiesterase produces the protein MDQAASADMGMEATNDLARGDIPAALASDRYAISFRRRFHALTIILLIVNLAIGLFARHQQHAVINHAINTYDTAFVSTNYVNLAQIAFQHYVDERTRAASEAETAKANELLDDVLDNMDVAIERASSAAIRTAGRDVRDRLAELHDVAVGDPSLEDRIIALRQKMERLRQRNSDVGLKARDDIEDLSLKADLFLFASIFTSIILAGLVLLVMQRMISSMKRRSNDHLQAALEGMPQGLSLVDDRLRLIVCNAQYAEMYNLPAELTQPGTSLGAILDYRAKHGSATVGSEDFVSEKLSQAAQPTTLTFEQQLQDGRIISLIKAPLNTGGSIAIHMDVTEKRASEKKIAFLAHHDALTALANRVQLREHIEKTLGNVERGGKAAILCLDLDNFKAVNDTLGHSIGDALLCAVAERLQEVLRAGDLVSRTGGDEFAIVQSADELSAETVGGLASRIVETLSAPFDISDHTVVIGVSVGIAMAPDDGGDADQLLKNADMALYRAKGEGRGRFHFFEPEMDVKAQSRRLLELDLRKAIGSGEFELFYQPIVNLAEDRITGFEALLRWNHPTRGRVPPGEFIPVAEETGLITSIGMWVIRQACIEAKTWPSDLRVAVNVSPVQFRAKGLASMVTSAVANSGLLPSRLELEITETVLMFNNEETLATLHQLQALGVRISMDDFGTGYSSLSYLRSFPFDKIKIDQSFVRDLIDNPDSIGIIRAIAGLGKSMGVTTTAEGVETQEQLDQMRIEGCTEVQGYFYSRPVPASEIGSVLSGFRDRAQTAA, from the coding sequence GTGGATCAGGCCGCCTCGGCTGACATGGGTATGGAAGCGACGAACGACTTGGCTCGCGGTGATATTCCGGCCGCGCTGGCAAGCGATCGCTATGCGATCTCGTTTCGCCGCCGGTTCCACGCATTGACCATCATCCTTCTGATCGTCAACCTCGCCATCGGGCTGTTTGCGCGTCATCAGCAGCACGCCGTCATCAACCACGCCATCAACACCTACGATACCGCGTTCGTCTCCACGAACTACGTCAATCTCGCGCAAATCGCCTTCCAGCACTACGTCGACGAGCGTACGCGCGCTGCGAGCGAGGCCGAGACAGCCAAGGCGAACGAGCTGCTCGACGACGTGCTGGACAACATGGACGTTGCGATCGAACGGGCGAGTTCCGCCGCGATCCGAACCGCGGGGCGCGACGTCAGGGACAGGCTCGCCGAGCTGCACGACGTGGCGGTCGGGGACCCGAGCCTCGAGGATCGGATCATCGCGCTTCGCCAAAAGATGGAACGGCTGCGGCAGCGCAATTCCGACGTCGGCCTGAAGGCCCGTGACGACATCGAAGACCTGTCGTTGAAGGCCGATCTGTTTCTGTTCGCTTCGATCTTTACCAGCATCATCCTCGCGGGGCTCGTGCTGCTTGTCATGCAACGCATGATCAGCTCGATGAAGCGGCGTTCGAACGATCATCTTCAGGCGGCGCTCGAGGGAATGCCGCAAGGCCTCAGCCTGGTCGATGATCGTCTGCGACTGATCGTCTGCAACGCACAATATGCGGAGATGTACAATCTTCCCGCCGAGCTCACGCAGCCCGGCACGTCCCTCGGTGCCATTCTGGATTATCGGGCCAAGCATGGGTCGGCGACCGTTGGTTCGGAGGATTTCGTCTCGGAGAAGCTCAGCCAGGCGGCGCAACCGACCACCTTGACGTTCGAGCAGCAATTGCAGGACGGCCGCATCATCTCCCTGATCAAGGCTCCGCTAAATACAGGTGGCAGCATCGCCATCCATATGGACGTGACCGAGAAGCGGGCCTCGGAGAAGAAGATCGCATTCCTGGCGCACCACGACGCGCTGACGGCATTGGCCAATCGCGTTCAACTGCGTGAGCACATCGAGAAAACGCTTGGGAACGTCGAGCGCGGCGGGAAGGCGGCCATCCTTTGCCTCGACCTCGACAACTTCAAGGCCGTGAATGACACCTTGGGGCATTCGATCGGCGACGCCCTGCTTTGCGCGGTCGCCGAACGGCTGCAGGAGGTATTGCGCGCCGGCGACCTGGTCTCGCGGACGGGTGGCGACGAGTTCGCCATCGTGCAGTCGGCCGACGAGCTTTCTGCAGAGACCGTGGGCGGCCTCGCGTCCCGCATTGTTGAAACCCTGAGCGCGCCGTTCGACATCAGCGACCATACCGTCGTGATCGGAGTGAGCGTCGGCATCGCAATGGCACCGGACGATGGCGGCGATGCAGACCAGCTGTTGAAGAACGCTGATATGGCGCTGTATCGCGCCAAGGGCGAGGGACGCGGACGATTCCATTTCTTCGAACCGGAAATGGACGTCAAGGCCCAGAGCCGTCGTCTCCTGGAGCTCGATCTTCGCAAGGCGATCGGCTCGGGAGAATTCGAATTGTTCTACCAGCCGATCGTCAATCTCGCTGAGGACAGGATTACGGGCTTCGAGGCCCTTCTGCGGTGGAATCATCCGACACGCGGCAGGGTGCCACCCGGCGAATTCATTCCGGTGGCAGAGGAGACCGGGCTGATTACGTCGATCGGCATGTGGGTGATCCGCCAGGCCTGCATTGAGGCCAAGACATGGCCGTCAGACCTGCGTGTCGCGGTCAATGTCTCGCCCGTGCAATTCCGCGCCAAGGGACTGGCTTCCATGGTAACGTCGGCGGTCGCCAATTCCGGGTTGCTCCCCAGTCGGCTGGAGCTCGAAATCACCGAGACGGTGCTGATGTTCAACAACGAGGAGACGCTGGCGACGCTGCATCAGTTGCAGGCTCTTGGCGTTCGGATTTCGATGGACGACTTTGGAACCGGCTATTCGTCCTTGAGCTATCTTCGCAGCTTTCCATTCGACAAGATCAAGATCGATCAGAGCTTCGTTCGCGACCTCATCGACAATCCCGACTCGATCGGAATCATTCGCGCCATCGCTGGCCTCGGAAAGAGCATGGGCGTCACGACCACGGCGGAGGGCGTCGAGACCCAGGAGCAACTGGACCAGATGCGCATCGAAGGCTGCACCGAGGTGCAGGGCTATTTCTACAGCCGTCCAGTGCCCGCCAGCGAGATCGGCTCGGTCCTGTCAGGCTTTCGCGACCGCGCCCAGACCGCGGCCTGA
- a CDS encoding cytochrome C, with translation MLSLHGCAWSLVASFAALLVVLTISQPARALPSFAVQTGQPCAACHIGAFGPQLTPYGRDFKLHGYVASDGNDHGLPLAFTTQFSFTHTAQPQDGGAAPGFKPNDNFAVDQLSLYYAGKVTSNLGAFVELNFDGVAQQAKLNNMDVRYAKEGELFGQELLWGITANNSPTVQDPWNSTPVWGFPYNSSPLAPTPMATTLVDNSLGQRVLGVGAYSVWNNLLYLEGDVYKGLDRGVLRATGQVPDDSDQTSSFLPYARVALLKDWERHHVEVGAYMLSGSVVPGGGQTLGLPVRKTDVALDATYQFITDAAKVTSDRLSAHATYIHETASMAGSDALALGALPNHWLDVMRADVSYSFAATVTPSVQYFRTAGTSDGNYWGTANGSPNSDGMIFEVAYVPWGKPDSPFPNMNLRLAVQYVNYFRFDGTTAGASRNNNFYFSLWTAVKF, from the coding sequence GTGCTTTCGCTTCATGGGTGCGCGTGGTCACTGGTCGCTTCGTTCGCCGCGTTGCTCGTCGTTCTGACGATCAGCCAGCCGGCGCGGGCGCTCCCGTCATTTGCGGTCCAGACCGGGCAACCCTGCGCCGCCTGCCACATCGGCGCGTTCGGTCCGCAGCTCACGCCCTATGGGCGGGACTTCAAATTGCACGGCTATGTCGCAAGCGACGGCAATGACCACGGACTGCCGCTGGCATTCACGACGCAATTCTCGTTCACTCACACCGCGCAGCCCCAGGATGGGGGAGCCGCGCCGGGTTTCAAGCCGAACGACAATTTTGCCGTCGATCAGTTGTCGCTCTACTACGCCGGAAAAGTGACCTCGAACCTCGGCGCGTTCGTCGAGTTGAACTTCGACGGGGTGGCTCAACAGGCCAAGCTGAACAACATGGACGTTCGCTACGCCAAGGAAGGTGAATTGTTCGGGCAGGAACTGCTCTGGGGCATCACGGCCAACAACAGCCCGACCGTGCAGGATCCCTGGAATTCCACCCCGGTCTGGGGATTTCCCTACAACAGCTCGCCGCTGGCACCGACCCCGATGGCCACGACCCTCGTCGACAATTCGCTCGGTCAGCGCGTCCTCGGCGTTGGCGCGTATTCGGTCTGGAACAACCTCCTGTATCTGGAAGGCGATGTCTACAAGGGGTTGGACCGAGGCGTGTTACGGGCAACGGGCCAAGTGCCTGACGACAGCGACCAGACCTCATCCTTCCTTCCCTACGCGCGCGTGGCATTGCTCAAGGACTGGGAGCGTCATCACGTCGAGGTGGGCGCCTATATGTTGTCGGGAAGCGTGGTTCCGGGGGGCGGCCAGACCCTGGGCCTTCCGGTCCGGAAAACAGACGTCGCGCTCGATGCAACTTACCAATTCATCACCGACGCGGCCAAGGTGACCAGCGACCGCTTGTCGGCGCACGCCACCTACATCCATGAGACTGCCTCGATGGCGGGCAGCGACGCGCTGGCGCTGGGAGCGCTACCGAACCATTGGCTCGACGTCATGCGCGCCGACGTCTCCTACAGCTTCGCTGCGACCGTCACGCCATCGGTGCAGTATTTCCGGACCGCCGGAACGTCCGACGGCAACTATTGGGGCACTGCAAACGGAAGCCCCAACTCCGATGGCATGATCTTCGAGGTGGCCTACGTGCCCTGGGGCAAGCCGGATTCGCCGTTTCCAAACATGAACCTGCGATTGGCGGTGCAATACGTCAATTATTTCAGGTTCGACGGCACGACCGCAGGCGCCAGCAGGAACAATAATTTCTATTTCAGCCTGTGGACCGCCGTGAAATTCTAG
- a CDS encoding plastocyanin/azurin family copper-binding protein: MSNRLAIAIAILLGFTVAVSAAGTLKVIQRGLALTPDSATIAKGDRLIFTNDDDVIHNIHVFGPGGEDDSVDLGLQKPGKTLTYKFDRLGSYRVRCNIHPSVKMSVQVK, from the coding sequence ATGTCCAATCGCCTCGCCATTGCCATTGCCATCTTGCTCGGCTTCACCGTTGCCGTGTCGGCGGCGGGCACGCTGAAGGTGATTCAGCGTGGATTGGCCTTGACTCCGGATTCCGCCACGATCGCAAAAGGCGATCGGCTGATCTTCACCAACGACGACGATGTCATCCACAACATCCATGTTTTCGGGCCGGGCGGTGAAGACGACAGTGTCGACCTTGGCCTTCAGAAGCCAGGCAAGACTCTCACTTACAAATTCGACAGGCTGGGCAGCTACAGGGTCCGCTGCAACATTCATCCATCCGTCAAGATGTCGGTGCAGGTCAAATAA
- a CDS encoding RidA family protein: MTLKRYGAAGGTGTGGQHLPFARAVEADGWLYVSGQTPMENGEVIEGGIIAQSHKAIRNMLAILTEAGYEPKDVVRCGVWLDDPRDFQSFNKVFAEYFGANPPARACVVSSMVVDCKVEIDCVAYRG, translated from the coding sequence ATGACGTTGAAACGATACGGCGCGGCCGGCGGCACCGGCACCGGCGGCCAGCACCTTCCGTTTGCCCGTGCGGTGGAAGCCGATGGCTGGCTCTACGTCTCCGGCCAGACGCCGATGGAGAATGGCGAGGTGATCGAGGGCGGCATCATCGCGCAATCGCACAAGGCCATCCGCAACATGCTCGCGATCCTGACTGAAGCCGGCTACGAGCCGAAAGACGTCGTGCGTTGCGGCGTCTGGCTCGACGACCCCCGGGACTTCCAGAGCTTCAACAAGGTCTTCGCCGAATATTTCGGCGCCAATCCGCCGGCGCGGGCCTGCGTGGTGTCGAGCATGGTGGTGGATTGCAAGGTGGAAATCGACTGCGTCGCCTATCGCGGCTGA
- a CDS encoding amidohydrolase family protein, giving the protein MPQNSGSKDTLIRNARLIDGTGAPWFEADLRISGSRIAAIGAALPAEDADIIDARGCYLAPGFIDAHCHDDLICLREPDRPEKVLQGVTTLVVGNCCFSLYPATAGSAEMVRLHFSGLAGEVRPTEVFDSFDGYKQALEGPGVALNLVSLVGHAAIRLAVLGYERRAASREEIASMQTLLAQQLTQGAAGLSLGLVYPPSAYADSNELNALAETVRAHGKLLTAHVRSYEAGLLQSIDEFIAILRASGAAGLLSHLQSAGKPNWGAIPKALDRLEAARAEGVDISFDMYPYPAGSSYMLQLLPPAALEGGIDALLARLRDPAKREALRVLVEEGDPDPHAAQSKIVLIGWHNVRISATANPALKPLEGKSMVDAARELGISPFDLMVRCIEEDQGQTGIIMFQLDEADLRAAFTHRLHMVGSDGIPRPGTKPHPRAYGSFPRVAGRLTREQGWFTLEDAVRRMTAMPAQRFGLSDRGILRPGMIADLTLFDETIMDKATFETPTEMPAGIRAVFVAGEAVVADGRSTFARPGRALT; this is encoded by the coding sequence ATGCCCCAGAATTCCGGCAGCAAGGACACACTGATCCGCAACGCGCGTCTGATCGACGGCACCGGTGCGCCGTGGTTCGAGGCCGACTTGCGCATCAGCGGCAGCCGCATCGCGGCGATCGGCGCCGCCCTGCCGGCGGAGGATGCCGACATCATCGACGCGCGCGGGTGCTATCTCGCGCCCGGCTTCATCGACGCCCATTGCCACGACGATCTGATCTGTTTGCGGGAGCCCGACAGGCCCGAGAAGGTCTTGCAGGGCGTGACCACGCTCGTCGTCGGCAATTGCTGCTTCTCGCTCTATCCGGCGACCGCAGGCTCTGCCGAGATGGTGCGGCTGCATTTCTCAGGGCTTGCCGGCGAAGTCAGGCCGACCGAAGTCTTCGACAGCTTTGATGGTTACAAGCAGGCCCTGGAAGGGCCGGGCGTGGCACTCAACCTCGTCTCCCTGGTCGGGCATGCCGCGATCCGTCTCGCCGTGCTCGGCTACGAGCGCCGCGCGGCGAGCCGCGAGGAGATCGCTTCGATGCAGACGCTGCTGGCGCAGCAGCTCACGCAAGGAGCGGCCGGCCTCTCGCTCGGTCTGGTCTACCCGCCGAGCGCCTATGCCGACAGCAACGAGCTCAACGCGCTGGCAGAGACCGTGCGCGCGCACGGTAAGCTGCTCACCGCGCATGTCCGCAGCTACGAAGCGGGCCTCCTGCAATCCATCGACGAGTTCATCGCGATCCTGCGCGCCTCAGGCGCGGCCGGGTTGCTGTCGCATCTGCAATCGGCGGGAAAGCCGAACTGGGGCGCCATCCCCAAAGCGCTCGACCGGCTGGAGGCCGCGCGCGCGGAAGGCGTCGACATCTCCTTCGACATGTATCCCTATCCCGCCGGCAGCTCTTACATGCTGCAATTGCTGCCGCCGGCGGCGCTCGAGGGTGGCATCGACGCGTTGCTTGCGCGACTGCGTGATCCCGCCAAGCGCGAGGCGCTGCGCGTCCTGGTGGAGGAGGGCGATCCCGATCCGCATGCGGCGCAGTCCAAGATCGTGCTGATCGGCTGGCACAATGTGCGCATCTCCGCCACCGCCAATCCCGCGCTGAAGCCGCTCGAGGGCAAGTCGATGGTCGATGCCGCGCGCGAGCTCGGCATCTCGCCGTTCGATCTGATGGTCCGCTGCATCGAGGAGGACCAGGGCCAGACCGGCATCATCATGTTTCAGCTCGACGAGGCGGACTTGCGCGCCGCCTTCACCCATCGCCTGCATATGGTCGGCTCTGACGGCATTCCGCGCCCGGGTACCAAGCCGCATCCGCGCGCCTATGGCAGCTTCCCGCGCGTCGCCGGCCGGCTCACGCGCGAGCAGGGCTGGTTCACGCTGGAGGATGCCGTGCGGCGGATGACCGCGATGCCGGCGCAGCGCTTCGGCCTGTCCGATCGCGGCATCCTGCGGCCGGGCATGATCGCCGATCTCACGCTGTTCGACGAGACCATCATGGACAAGGCGACGTTCGAGACGCCGACGGAAATGCCTGCAGGCATCCGTGCGGTCTTCGTCGCCGGGGAAGCCGTAGTCGCAGACGGCCGCAGCACCTTCGCGCGGCCGGGCCGGGCTCTGACGTAA
- a CDS encoding MFS transporter, translated as MAKAGQQVPGRRWLIGCLLGVGILINYIDRVGLSAATPELTKELGLTATDIGLLGSAFFWTYSLLQVPGGMVLDRFGVTMVGRASSFLWAVAAAITALASGLWGIAAARLLLGVAEAPAFPASQKATGHWFPLDERARSTAIFDSAAKFSNVIGVPLVAYVIFLYGWRWGFGVTAVLSFLYFVAYYVIYRNPSEDPKLSKAEHDYIIAGGGTPEGPATAGQSRMLGYLLRNRKVWGLTIGFSAYGYTFYLFLTWLPGYLAQTMHMNLMSAAGYSTIPWIFASLSDLLIGGFLVDHLIARGYDSTRVRQSVIIVGMLMGLAVIGAAFTVKPGWALLWLSIAIAGLSAAAPVGSSIVSLIAPKGGAGTVGGILNFTNNMMGVLAPIVTGIVVDWTQSFAGAFMIAGVVLLIGIFFYVVVLGRIESIPDYEEVSLPGAVPIH; from the coding sequence ATGGCGAAGGCAGGCCAACAGGTACCCGGGCGACGCTGGCTGATCGGTTGTCTTCTCGGCGTCGGAATTCTCATCAACTACATCGATCGCGTCGGGCTCTCCGCCGCGACGCCCGAGCTCACCAAGGAGCTGGGCCTCACCGCCACCGATATCGGCCTGCTCGGCAGCGCGTTCTTCTGGACCTATTCGCTGCTGCAAGTTCCCGGCGGCATGGTGCTCGACCGTTTCGGCGTCACCATGGTTGGCCGTGCCAGCAGCTTCCTCTGGGCGGTCGCCGCCGCCATCACCGCGCTCGCCAGCGGTCTCTGGGGCATCGCCGCCGCGCGTTTGCTGCTCGGCGTCGCGGAAGCGCCGGCCTTTCCGGCCAGCCAGAAGGCGACCGGCCACTGGTTTCCGCTCGACGAGCGCGCGCGCTCGACCGCGATCTTCGATTCCGCCGCAAAGTTCTCCAACGTGATCGGCGTGCCGCTGGTCGCCTATGTGATCTTCCTCTACGGCTGGCGCTGGGGCTTTGGCGTCACCGCGGTTCTGAGCTTCCTCTATTTCGTCGCCTACTATGTCATCTATCGCAATCCGAGCGAGGATCCGAAGCTCTCGAAGGCTGAGCATGACTACATCATCGCCGGTGGCGGCACGCCGGAAGGTCCGGCCACGGCCGGACAGAGCCGCATGCTCGGCTACCTCCTGCGCAACCGCAAGGTCTGGGGCCTGACCATCGGCTTCTCCGCCTATGGCTACACCTTCTATCTCTTCCTGACCTGGCTGCCGGGCTATCTCGCCCAGACCATGCATATGAACCTGATGTCGGCCGCGGGCTATTCGACCATTCCCTGGATCTTCGCGAGCTTGTCGGACCTCTTGATCGGCGGCTTCCTGGTCGATCACCTGATCGCGCGCGGCTACGACTCGACGCGGGTGCGCCAGTCCGTGATCATTGTCGGCATGCTCATGGGGCTCGCCGTGATCGGCGCCGCCTTCACCGTGAAGCCGGGCTGGGCGCTGCTGTGGCTGTCGATCGCGATCGCGGGCCTGTCGGCCGCCGCGCCCGTCGGCTCCTCGATCGTGTCGTTGATCGCGCCCAAGGGCGGCGCGGGAACCGTCGGCGGCATCCTGAATTTCACCAACAACATGATGGGCGTGCTCGCGCCGATCGTGACCGGGATCGTAGTCGACTGGACCCAATCCTTTGCCGGCGCTTTCATGATCGCCGGTGTCGTGCTGCTGATCGGCATCTTCTTCTATGTCGTGGTGCTCGGACGGATCGAGTCGATCCCCGATTACGAAGAGGTCTCACTGCCCGGCGCCGTGCCTATTCACTGA
- a CDS encoding IclR family transcriptional regulator has protein sequence MAAPKKGTSPAERQNGIDRTIDLLEALLHLRAPSKLSDLAKQMGAPRSTVYAIANRLIEADLLESVGEGGQVYFGKAVHLYGRAYAEANPLHRRCREALNRLATQHSATAQLCALRGRKYVVVDTRDGSGLFRITTDVGIEVPLPWTASGRLLLDHMSPAEIRAFVPREDFRLPDGRVLDVDDFIKDIARARRDGKCVTTALSDRFTSCLAAPIRDKKGVAVATLCFVIPADSLKERRTALLDDLVATATELSDRP, from the coding sequence TTGGCCGCACCCAAGAAGGGCACCTCGCCCGCGGAACGCCAGAACGGGATTGATCGGACCATCGATCTCCTGGAAGCGCTGCTGCATTTGCGTGCGCCCTCCAAGCTCAGCGATCTCGCCAAGCAGATGGGCGCGCCGCGATCGACCGTCTATGCCATCGCCAACCGCCTGATCGAGGCGGATCTGCTGGAGAGCGTCGGCGAGGGCGGCCAGGTCTATTTCGGTAAGGCGGTGCATCTCTACGGTCGGGCCTATGCGGAAGCGAACCCCTTGCACCGCCGGTGCCGCGAAGCGCTTAACCGGCTCGCGACCCAGCACAGCGCCACTGCGCAGCTCTGCGCCCTGCGTGGCCGCAAATATGTGGTGGTCGATACCAGGGACGGCTCGGGCCTGTTTCGGATCACGACGGATGTCGGCATCGAGGTGCCGCTGCCATGGACGGCATCCGGCAGGCTGCTGCTGGATCATATGAGCCCGGCGGAAATTCGCGCGTTCGTTCCCAGAGAGGATTTTCGCCTTCCTGACGGCCGCGTGCTCGATGTCGATGATTTCATCAAGGATATCGCGCGCGCGAGGCGCGACGGCAAATGCGTGACAACGGCACTGTCCGATCGGTTCACGTCGTGTCTTGCCGCCCCCATTCGCGACAAGAAGGGTGTCGCGGTCGCGACGCTTTGTTTCGTCATTCCCGCGGACTCGCTGAAGGAACGCAGGACCGCGCTGCTCGACGACCTCGTCGCTACCGCAACCGAACTCTCGGATCGTCCCTGA